Proteins encoded in a region of the uncultured Paludibaculum sp. genome:
- a CDS encoding heavy metal-binding domain-containing protein — protein MLVVTTSTLQGIEIRQYVGIVSGEAILGANIFKDFFAGIRDIVGGRSASYEAELRKAKDLAIEEMCQQARQLGGNAVIGVDLDYETISTAHGGGMLMVTAAGTAVVTA, from the coding sequence ATGCTTGTGGTGACCACGTCTACCCTGCAAGGGATCGAGATCCGCCAGTACGTCGGGATTGTGAGCGGAGAAGCGATTCTGGGTGCGAACATCTTCAAGGACTTCTTCGCGGGTATCCGTGACATCGTAGGGGGGCGTTCCGCTTCCTACGAAGCCGAACTTCGCAAAGCCAAGGATCTCGCCATTGAGGAGATGTGCCAGCAGGCACGCCAGTTGGGGGGCAATGCCGTGATTGGCGTGGACCTCGACTACGAGACAATTTCCACGGCTCACGGCGGCGGGATGTTGATGGTGACCGCGGCCGGGACCGCGGTGGTCACAGCGTAG
- a CDS encoding nucleoside deaminase — translation MYEEFLRRAIQLAAENVESGRGGPFGAVIVREGAVVAEGANHVTTQHDPTAHAEIVAIRAACAKLGTFELRGCSIFSSCEPCPMCLAAIYWARLDALYYAASKDDASAAGFDDSFLYAQIPLETSMRSLPTHRLLGEEGDRPFAIWRKSVSKIPY, via the coding sequence ATGTACGAAGAATTCCTCCGCCGCGCCATTCAACTCGCCGCCGAAAACGTCGAGTCGGGGCGCGGCGGCCCATTTGGAGCGGTGATTGTGCGCGAAGGCGCAGTTGTTGCGGAAGGCGCCAATCATGTGACCACGCAACACGATCCAACCGCGCATGCGGAGATCGTTGCTATTCGCGCGGCGTGCGCCAAGCTGGGTACCTTTGAACTCCGCGGATGCTCTATTTTTAGCTCTTGCGAACCCTGTCCCATGTGCCTGGCGGCCATTTACTGGGCCAGGCTGGATGCGCTGTACTACGCGGCCAGCAAGGATGACGCTTCGGCCGCCGGCTTCGATGACTCCTTCCTGTACGCACAAATCCCGCTGGAAACCTCAATGCGGTCCTTACCGACCCACCGGCTTCTGGGCGAGGAAGGCGACCGGCCATTTGCGATCTGGCGTAAGAGTGTGAGCAAAATACCTTACTAA
- a CDS encoding superoxide dismutase yields the protein MAFTLPTLPYAHDALEPYIDKTTMEIHHGKHHQAYVTNLNKALESAPELAGKSLEELLANGVAGVPDAIRTAVRNNGGGHWNHTFFWEAMGAGKGGAPAGNLAAAINAKFGSFDSFKEKFAAAAVGRFGSGWAWLIKTGPGSVDIISTPNQDNPLMEGKKAVLGLDVWEHAYYLKYQNRRPEYITNWWSVVNWDKAEEHFNS from the coding sequence ATGGCGTTTACTCTGCCGACGCTTCCGTATGCCCACGACGCGCTGGAGCCGTACATCGACAAGACCACGATGGAGATCCACCACGGGAAGCATCATCAGGCTTACGTGACCAACCTGAACAAGGCACTGGAATCCGCCCCGGAATTGGCCGGGAAGAGTTTGGAAGAATTGCTGGCGAACGGTGTCGCCGGCGTGCCGGATGCGATTCGCACGGCGGTCCGCAACAATGGAGGCGGCCACTGGAACCACACTTTCTTCTGGGAAGCGATGGGCGCGGGCAAAGGCGGCGCTCCGGCAGGCAATCTGGCAGCGGCCATCAACGCGAAGTTCGGGAGCTTTGATTCCTTCAAGGAGAAGTTCGCTGCCGCCGCGGTGGGCCGATTCGGTTCCGGCTGGGCGTGGCTCATCAAGACCGGCCCAGGCAGCGTGGACATCATCTCGACGCCCAATCAGGACAATCCTCTGATGGAGGGGAAGAAAGCGGTATTGGGTCTCGACGTGTGGGAGCATGCCTACTACCTCAAGTATCAGAACCGCCGGCCCGAGTACATTACGAACTGGTGGAGTGTGGTGAACTGGGACAAGGCTGAAGAACACTTCAACAGCTAA
- the gatA gene encoding Asp-tRNA(Asn)/Glu-tRNA(Gln) amidotransferase subunit GatA, whose translation MDIAKLTISGIQAGLRARQFSAAELASEALAFARSENPKTNAYLAFSEERAHSAAAAVDGQIARGEHPGPLAGVPIAVKDVIITKGLRTSCGSKMLEHFIPPYDATAVQRLEAAGGVIVGKANCDEFAMGSSNENSAFGPVRNPVALDRVPGGSSGGSAAAVAQGTAVVSLGSDTGGSIRQPASFCGVVGVTPTYGRVSRYGLVAFASSLDHIGPFARNVEDAAVLLQTIAGRDPKDATSAFAPVPDYRESLNQDVRGLRIGLPKEYFAHLDSESGDQIHKGIELLKQQGCEVVDVSLPHTDYAVACYYIICTAEASANLARYDGVRYTGRAPQAKTLQDMYRMTRGEGFGAECKRRIMLGTYVLSSGYYDAYYLKAQKVRSLIARDFQQAFEKVDALVTPVSPFPAFKLGEKLDDPIQMYLSDIYTITGDLAGIPCMSVPCGTTGEGLPVGLQILTRHFDESGMFRLASAFERAGGFAV comes from the coding sequence ATGGACATCGCGAAACTAACCATCTCTGGCATTCAGGCAGGTCTCCGAGCCCGCCAGTTCAGCGCCGCCGAGTTGGCCTCCGAGGCGCTGGCTTTCGCCCGCAGTGAGAACCCCAAGACCAACGCATACCTGGCCTTTAGCGAGGAACGCGCGCACAGCGCCGCGGCGGCCGTGGACGGCCAGATCGCGCGCGGAGAGCATCCTGGGCCGCTGGCGGGTGTTCCTATCGCCGTCAAGGATGTAATCATCACAAAGGGTTTGCGCACGAGCTGCGGCTCGAAAATGCTGGAGCATTTTATTCCGCCCTACGATGCAACGGCCGTTCAGAGGCTGGAAGCGGCGGGTGGCGTCATTGTCGGCAAAGCGAATTGCGATGAGTTTGCCATGGGTTCGTCGAACGAGAACTCGGCGTTCGGACCCGTAAGAAATCCTGTTGCTCTGGACCGTGTGCCGGGCGGCAGCTCGGGCGGTTCAGCGGCAGCGGTAGCCCAAGGTACGGCGGTGGTCTCGCTCGGTTCGGACACCGGCGGCAGCATCCGGCAGCCGGCAAGCTTTTGCGGGGTTGTCGGGGTAACCCCCACCTACGGCCGCGTGTCGCGATACGGCTTGGTCGCCTTCGCCAGTTCGCTGGATCACATCGGCCCATTTGCCCGCAATGTGGAAGATGCCGCGGTGTTGCTCCAGACCATTGCGGGTAGGGATCCGAAGGATGCCACCAGTGCATTCGCGCCAGTGCCGGACTACAGAGAGAGCCTGAACCAGGACGTGCGCGGGCTACGCATTGGACTGCCCAAGGAATATTTCGCGCACCTGGACAGCGAGAGCGGCGACCAGATTCACAAGGGCATCGAACTGCTGAAGCAGCAGGGCTGCGAGGTGGTTGACGTCAGCCTGCCGCACACCGACTACGCGGTTGCGTGTTACTACATCATCTGCACCGCGGAGGCCAGTGCCAACCTCGCCCGGTATGACGGCGTCCGGTACACCGGCCGGGCTCCACAGGCTAAAACCCTCCAGGACATGTATCGGATGACCCGCGGGGAAGGCTTCGGCGCGGAGTGCAAACGGCGCATCATGCTGGGCACCTATGTTCTGAGCTCGGGCTACTACGACGCCTACTACTTGAAAGCCCAGAAGGTCCGCTCACTGATCGCCCGCGACTTCCAGCAGGCTTTTGAAAAAGTGGATGCCCTGGTGACTCCGGTGTCACCCTTCCCGGCGTTCAAGCTGGGCGAGAAGCTGGATGATCCCATCCAGATGTACCTGTCCGACATCTACACGATCACCGGCGATCTGGCCGGCATCCCCTGCATGAGCGTCCCTTGCGGTACGACGGGTGAAGGACTTCCTGTAGGGCTGCAAATCCTGACCCGCCATTTCGACGAATCGGGCATGTTCCGCCTGGCCTCGGCATTCGAGCGGGCTGGTGGGTTCGCTGTATAA
- the gatC gene encoding Asp-tRNA(Asn)/Glu-tRNA(Gln) amidotransferase subunit GatC, which produces MKITEQEVKYVADLANLQLGADEIARMARDLDGILSHIDKLNELDVTGVEPMAQVLYEAGETATLREDVIEPSLDNQAALANAPLSGAGQFKVPKIIER; this is translated from the coding sequence GTGAAGATAACGGAACAAGAAGTCAAGTACGTCGCCGATCTGGCGAATCTCCAACTGGGCGCCGATGAGATCGCGCGCATGGCGCGAGATCTGGATGGCATTCTCAGTCACATCGACAAATTGAACGAGCTCGATGTGACCGGTGTCGAGCCGATGGCGCAGGTTCTGTATGAGGCGGGCGAGACGGCGACACTCCGTGAAGACGTCATCGAGCCGTCGCTGGACAATCAGGCTGCCCTGGCAAACGCGCCTCTATCTGGCGCCGGTCAGTTCAAAGTACCGAAGATCATCGAGCGATAA
- a CDS encoding DciA family protein, translating to MERAGRIIAKLRTAQKHFTQEELTLAAWPAAVGKRLAGRTRAVALQGNNVVVLVEDDQWRRNLWGLRQQILRNLGDLLDGAAPHGIEFRVGVPRRPPQRAEAVSDFSLTSPTLRPADEADGIADPVLRRIYLNSRRKARAS from the coding sequence ATGGAACGCGCAGGGCGGATCATCGCCAAGCTCAGAACGGCACAAAAGCACTTCACACAGGAGGAGCTGACGCTTGCCGCCTGGCCGGCCGCGGTTGGAAAGAGACTGGCCGGCCGCACGCGTGCCGTGGCGTTGCAGGGTAACAACGTGGTGGTCCTGGTGGAAGACGATCAGTGGCGGCGTAATCTGTGGGGACTCAGGCAACAGATTCTGAGGAACCTCGGCGACCTTCTGGACGGAGCCGCACCGCATGGGATTGAGTTCCGGGTGGGAGTGCCCCGCAGGCCACCGCAGCGGGCCGAAGCCGTGAGTGACTTCTCACTCACCTCGCCCACTCTCCGCCCAGCCGACGAGGCGGATGGAATCGCCGACCCGGTGCTGCGCCGCATCTATCTCAATTCCCGAAGAAAGGCCCGTGCTTCGTGA
- a CDS encoding Maf family protein produces MIVLASQSPRRKEILTRAGIPFVVRVSGIDEVPGLGESPAAYVQRLAQEKAAAVECSPEEFVLAADTTVVVDDELLEKPHSEADAIRMLTRLNGRDHLVLTGICLLHHGRTWSSVESTTVTFATMTDQEIQLYAASGEPFDKAGGYAIQGLASKFITRVEGCYLNVVGLPMAAVYAMLKRAGYSLALG; encoded by the coding sequence ATGATCGTGTTGGCTTCGCAATCGCCGCGCCGCAAGGAGATTCTCACCCGCGCGGGCATCCCCTTCGTAGTTCGTGTCTCCGGCATCGACGAAGTGCCCGGTCTAGGCGAATCGCCCGCGGCCTACGTCCAGAGGCTTGCCCAGGAAAAGGCGGCTGCCGTTGAGTGCTCGCCAGAGGAGTTCGTACTCGCCGCGGATACCACTGTGGTCGTCGACGATGAACTCCTGGAGAAGCCTCATTCGGAAGCCGATGCCATCCGCATGCTCACCCGTCTGAATGGCCGCGATCATCTGGTGCTCACGGGCATTTGTCTGCTGCACCATGGACGGACTTGGTCCAGCGTTGAGTCGACGACGGTCACGTTTGCCACAATGACCGACCAGGAGATACAGCTCTACGCAGCGAGCGGAGAACCTTTCGACAAGGCGGGAGGCTATGCCATCCAGGGTCTGGCTTCGAAGTTTATCACGCGCGTTGAGGGCTGCTATCTCAACGTCGTTGGATTGCCAATGGCGGCCGTCTACGCAATGCTGAAACGCGCAGGCTATAGCTTGGCTTTGGGGTAG
- a CDS encoding EVE domain-containing protein, translating to MAYFLAKTDPDTYPIEQFKADGRTTWDGVTNAQAVAAIRTMGTGDRVFIYHSGGQSQILGLAEVTSAPRQDPKQPKSWVVDMRFVEDLLPPTSLSEIKASGLFNDWALVRQSRLSTMAAPASFVDWMKARYPKAKL from the coding sequence ATGGCCTACTTTCTTGCCAAGACCGACCCGGACACGTATCCAATTGAACAATTCAAGGCGGACGGCCGCACCACATGGGACGGCGTCACCAATGCTCAGGCCGTGGCAGCCATTCGCACAATGGGCACCGGCGACCGGGTGTTCATTTATCACAGCGGTGGGCAGTCACAAATTCTCGGTTTAGCGGAGGTTACCTCGGCGCCGCGGCAGGACCCCAAGCAGCCGAAGTCGTGGGTTGTGGACATGCGATTTGTAGAGGATCTCTTGCCACCCACGAGCCTGTCGGAGATCAAAGCCAGCGGCCTGTTCAACGACTGGGCCCTGGTCCGGCAAAGCCGGCTGTCCACCATGGCGGCGCCGGCCAGCTTCGTGGACTGGATGAAAGCCCGCTACCCCAAAGCCAAGCTATAG
- a CDS encoding polysaccharide biosynthesis/export family protein has translation MRSNWKPSMGWFLSVFLVLAAGSVLSAQQEPAKAGEGQKASGQVKPAPGAEDLNVAAPVDPKSYKIGAQDVLNIRVWRENDLSGNVVVRPDGKITVPLAGEMEAAGLTPEQLTAKVTDALAKYLTKPEVFVSVFSVQSKRYYLSGNVRSSGPIPLVTPTTILQALSASGLGQWAKKNKIVIMRGTERIKFNYNDVIKGKHLEQNIYLQDGDHIYVP, from the coding sequence ATGCGGTCGAACTGGAAGCCGTCCATGGGATGGTTCCTTTCTGTATTCCTGGTGCTGGCGGCCGGAAGCGTGCTTTCCGCGCAACAGGAACCCGCCAAGGCAGGCGAGGGACAGAAGGCGTCCGGTCAAGTGAAACCCGCGCCGGGTGCCGAGGACTTGAATGTCGCGGCGCCGGTGGACCCCAAAAGCTACAAGATTGGTGCGCAGGACGTACTCAACATCCGTGTGTGGCGCGAAAACGATCTGAGTGGGAACGTGGTTGTCCGTCCTGATGGGAAGATTACCGTCCCGCTGGCGGGCGAGATGGAGGCGGCCGGCCTTACACCCGAGCAACTCACCGCTAAGGTGACTGACGCCTTGGCGAAGTACCTCACAAAACCCGAGGTTTTCGTTTCGGTCTTTTCCGTCCAAAGCAAGCGGTACTACCTGTCAGGCAACGTCAGGAGTTCCGGTCCCATTCCGCTCGTTACCCCCACCACGATCCTTCAGGCCCTCAGCGCGTCGGGTCTTGGCCAGTGGGCGAAGAAGAACAAGATAGTCATCATGCGCGGTACTGAACGTATCAAGTTCAACTACAACGACGTGATCAAAGGGAAGCATCTGGAGCAGAATATCTATCTCCAGGATGGCGACCACATTTATGTGCCATAA
- a CDS encoding GNVR domain-containing protein has product MSTAPIPPAQGLQDQPISVPRRALDIEDYIDILRRHRSWILGPTFIGLVAGVVTAFLWPNSYMATGLIRVVPPQVSSRLVRTNITEEMTSKITSTYQNIISRPSLLNLIQTYNLYPDDRKRLPTDDIIENMRKDITLGQMESMSRGIGNRTNNVNAFRVAFSYSDRRLAQKVTIDLMSRFIDESIKSRSNQNLMTTEFFKDQFDTAKRELEEIDSKISAFRGSNMGTLPEQEQLALSRITTLDSSVQSVNSEISRAHQDKLQLEAQLRDLRDQVQVLSQPVPEGTGPTSVRNDRLVEANRDVERYEAAVASLRERYKDDHPDVKTALAYLQSKIKVRDQLLRESEGAKLDAAAPKPRMVLPPGNVIKLREVNSQISRIQTALQSKDMEIEDLNRQLADARGKLRNAQARLESSPSSNQEYVQLMRDRGLAATRYDDLSKKMQDSAMATDIETRKQGELLEVLEQPAIPEEPYAPKRPLIIAVGLIVGVGLGFSLAGGRELKDTSLKNLKDVRAYTRLTVLGSIPLLENDFVVKRRRRMGWLAWTATFLVGVLLMAGSVAYYYTSKA; this is encoded by the coding sequence ATGTCGACAGCCCCCATACCCCCGGCCCAGGGTTTGCAGGATCAACCAATCTCAGTACCGCGGCGTGCGCTCGATATCGAGGACTACATCGATATCCTCCGCCGTCACCGTTCCTGGATCCTCGGGCCAACCTTCATCGGGCTGGTCGCCGGCGTCGTAACGGCTTTCCTCTGGCCGAACTCCTACATGGCGACCGGGCTGATTCGTGTCGTGCCTCCACAGGTTTCCTCGCGGTTGGTTCGCACCAACATCACAGAGGAGATGACGAGCAAGATCACCTCGACTTACCAGAACATCATTAGCCGTCCAAGCCTGCTGAATCTGATCCAGACCTACAATCTCTACCCGGACGACCGCAAACGCCTTCCCACGGACGACATCATCGAGAACATGAGGAAGGACATCACCCTGGGGCAGATGGAGTCCATGTCCCGTGGAATAGGCAATCGGACGAATAACGTCAATGCCTTCCGGGTAGCCTTCTCTTACTCGGATCGCAGGTTGGCGCAGAAGGTGACCATCGATCTCATGTCGCGGTTCATTGACGAGAGCATTAAGTCCCGCTCGAATCAGAACCTGATGACGACGGAGTTCTTCAAGGACCAATTCGACACCGCCAAACGGGAACTCGAAGAGATCGACAGCAAGATATCGGCGTTCCGCGGCAGCAATATGGGGACCTTGCCCGAGCAGGAGCAGTTGGCGCTCAGCCGCATCACCACGCTGGATTCCTCTGTGCAGTCGGTCAACAGCGAAATCAGCCGGGCGCACCAGGACAAACTGCAGTTGGAAGCCCAACTTCGGGATCTCAGAGACCAGGTCCAGGTGCTGTCCCAGCCGGTACCCGAAGGGACGGGGCCCACCAGTGTCAGAAATGACCGCTTGGTCGAAGCGAATCGCGATGTTGAGAGATACGAAGCCGCTGTCGCTTCCCTTCGCGAACGCTACAAGGACGACCACCCGGATGTTAAAACCGCCTTGGCCTACCTACAGAGCAAGATCAAGGTCCGCGATCAGCTTCTGCGTGAAAGCGAAGGTGCCAAGCTGGATGCTGCCGCTCCAAAGCCGCGAATGGTGCTTCCGCCCGGCAATGTCATCAAACTGCGGGAAGTAAACAGTCAGATTTCCAGGATTCAGACCGCCCTTCAGTCCAAGGATATGGAGATTGAAGATCTGAATCGCCAGTTGGCCGATGCACGCGGAAAGCTTCGGAATGCCCAGGCTCGCCTGGAGTCCAGTCCGTCGTCCAATCAGGAGTACGTTCAGCTCATGCGCGACCGGGGCCTTGCGGCGACCCGGTACGATGATCTGAGCAAGAAGATGCAGGACTCGGCGATGGCCACGGACATCGAAACCCGTAAGCAGGGTGAGTTGCTGGAAGTGCTTGAGCAGCCTGCTATCCCGGAAGAGCCCTATGCTCCGAAACGGCCGCTTATTATTGCTGTCGGCCTAATTGTCGGCGTTGGCCTGGGGTTCTCCCTCGCTGGGGGACGGGAACTCAAGGATACCTCCCTGAAGAATCTCAAGGACGTCCGGGCCTACACGCGGCTGACCGTCCTTGGCAGCATCCCACTGCTGGAGAACGACTTTGTTGTCAAGCGCCGCCGCCGGATGGGTTGGCTTGCCTGGACAGCTACGTTTCTCGTCGGAGTTCTCCTGATGGCGGGTTCGGTGGCCTACTATTACACCTCGAAGGCGTAG
- a CDS encoding CpsD/CapB family tyrosine-protein kinase encodes MGTAPAAPQTTPSGRTVSPEPANPLRGLLERIQTIPFTPSPDASLLDSTRPSESPAEEFRSLRTRLNHLQSLQPIHNIVLTSASPAEGKSFSATNLALAQAQLEGNMTLLADFDFRRPVIHTFFQVPRSPGITDYLQGKATLEEVVKRIEGTNLCIMPAGEAVLNPLELLNLPEVKNMLDALPSIFNWVILDTPPLLFAADANLLATLCHGLVMVVRIGNTTIDSVTRAMGSLCQNNILGIIVNGAHRGELYSKYTYYHSYYYSKPD; translated from the coding sequence ATGGGAACCGCGCCGGCTGCGCCGCAGACGACGCCCAGTGGACGGACCGTGAGTCCCGAGCCGGCGAACCCCTTGCGCGGCCTGCTGGAGCGGATTCAGACGATTCCTTTTACGCCCTCGCCCGATGCGTCGCTGCTGGATTCGACGCGGCCCAGCGAGTCGCCGGCGGAGGAGTTTCGCAGTCTTAGGACGCGGCTGAACCATCTGCAAAGCCTTCAGCCCATCCACAACATCGTGCTCACTTCCGCGTCGCCTGCCGAAGGAAAATCGTTTTCCGCGACGAACCTGGCCCTGGCTCAGGCGCAGTTGGAAGGCAATATGACGCTTCTGGCGGACTTCGATTTCCGCCGCCCGGTCATCCACACATTCTTCCAGGTGCCCCGCAGCCCCGGCATCACCGACTACCTCCAGGGAAAAGCTACTCTCGAGGAAGTCGTCAAACGCATCGAAGGTACGAATCTCTGCATCATGCCTGCGGGAGAAGCGGTTCTGAATCCGCTCGAACTGCTGAACCTGCCGGAAGTTAAGAACATGCTGGATGCCCTGCCATCCATCTTCAACTGGGTCATTCTCGACACCCCCCCGCTCCTGTTCGCCGCCGACGCGAACTTGCTGGCCACTCTCTGCCACGGCCTGGTCATGGTGGTCCGCATCGGCAACACGACGATCGACTCGGTTACAAGGGCCATGGGTTCACTCTGCCAGAACAATATCCTGGGCATCATCGTAAATGGCGCACATCGCGGCGAGCTATACAGCAAGTACACCTACTATCACTCCTATTACTACTCGAAGCCGGACTAG